CCAGTTATTGAGGTAATTATAGACACGATTTTAGTCGCCTatacctttacttatacgcatcaaaccTCTTTATTTATACTTTATAATTCTCTACATTTTCTCAAACTCTCTTTACTCAACTCGTACTTTGTCTTCAACCTTTCTTTaaccttcttcttcaaaaaaacCTTTTCTCTTTTCTGATAAAAAATGGTCTCTTCTTCTAGAAACTctagttcttcaaagaacaaaggtAAAGCTGATGATGTTGCTCCTCCTACGGTGAGCTCCATCATCCCAAAGAGTCTTGCAACCACCAAAGACTTTGAAGAGAAATACCCTTCCGCTCATCCTCGTACGTGGGCCGTTAGCATATATCCTTCTTCCATTAGTCCTTCAAGTATTCTTGCTATGAAGGAAGACTGCCACTGTGAAGATTCAGAAATTATCGCTCCAAATCTGGCGGAGCACGTAACCTTACCCGGGAAGGTTTTTACGTATTTCTACATGTATCCCTTCACCTTGGGACCGTTCTCTTTGAGTGGAGAACTTGACTCTGTCATCGTGGAGTTCTACATCTGCTACCAGGTGTGCTTGGCACAAGGAAGTCCATCTGTGTGGAGGACATTCGCTTGTCTTTGGAACCTGTGCTAGGAGACGGAGAAGAGCTAACCCTAGCTCGATTAATGAGCCTCTATTCCCCCAAGATCTTTCGCGGGGGAACGATAAATTTTAGCAAGTGCGGCCACCATTCTCTACTATCCATTATAATTGATGATAATGATCGTGGGTGAATGAAATGGTTCATTTCAATTGCCACCAGGGACATCATTCCGGCTACGGTTTCACCTTTTTCAGAATTATAGAACTGCACTCGTAAGTTCACCATTTATCTTTTCTTCCATTAAAGATCATTCCATATCGTTATTAACccttcttcttttgcttattTCAGCGACTCGATGGATACCATGTAGTGTTGAAGGCCTGAACCAATGGGTCTAGAAAATTTTGGACGTTACTACGCTCGAGACCCGTACGTTGAAATAATCATcccttaaatatgggtggaaggccaaaaatcatggtaagccaaACTCattttgtttttacctttttgAATAAGGAAGTTGTTTAACTTTTCTCTCCTGTTGGATTCAGGTCGACCCCAGGGCTCAGTTGTCTTCCCCGAGGAAGACATTTTGGCTAATCCAGCTGATGCGGCGAGGCTGCTGCAGGAGACTTTTACACAGAAAAGTATCTCTGGGCTTGCTTCTGGTATGagtgcttcttctcggagtccccggccggggaacaagcaaccaaaaagaagacTTTCCTCCTTGACCAGGGAAAAAACTAAAAAGGCAAAGAGCGTCAGTCCCGAGTCGTCTCCGGAAGTTGTGATGATGAGCCCCTCACCCGGGTCGGCTATAGACACGTAGTGATTGACGATGATGGGGAAGCCATCGAGGAGagggcttctctacatagaagacaacAAGGAGAGGGCTTCTCTACatagttacaccaaccgaggatgaTGCCTCAGTACTAATGGGGGAGTATGAGATGGTAGAAAATACTAACTCTCGCTTCCGGATCTCAGTCATTGTGCATGGTACAATGAGGTTGAGTACAGGGTCCCTGCCATTTTTAGTTGGTGAGCAACCAACAACCAGCGTTGTGCTTGTCGTAGTCACTTCTCATCCTTCAATGCCATCAGCTTTGTCTCCTTATTCACCAACTCTTCCTTCGCCACCAGCAACTGTCACATCATCTCCACCGGCCCGAATTGCCCAAGAAGAGGATGTCCCTCTCCCCAATCCCCTGTTCATGGGAACTTTAGGCAAAATTATGCTACCCCCTTAGAAGATCCGCAAAGGAGGAGGAGCGTTACTCTCTCGATCTCTACCGGGTGCAATCTTCTTTCCGGGTCGGTGGAGTTTGTaaactatctgaagcctttggcttcagagaaagatagGGAAAAGATATAAGCTCTCTCGgtagagtgtttgttgaacaattcTATGCACAATGCAGCAACGGTATATTCTTCGTTTCCTTCGTTGTCTATTCTATCTTTGATATATTAGGATTTTGAATTTGGCATTTTTTATTTTGCAGGCCAACTtccttgcttctgagggcctccAAAGGTTGATTCGAGATAAAAGAGGAACTTACCTCCGAGTGAGTTCAACTTTAGGCCGAGCGAGACCAAATTGTTGCTCGTCTCTCAGAGCTGGAAGCTAAAGCTGTTGAGGCCATTATGTTGGAGGCTCggttgcagcaaagcgagcaagaaatGGAGACCCTTAGCCAAGAAGTCGCCCCGTTGAGGGCTCAATTTGAAGAAGCTAGGGCAAAATGTGTTGAAATCTGTAATGCCATTCTTATTGCATCTGATCgtgaggctgcctccgctgaaagattgaacaatttggaggcagccttaaactccaaaactgaagagcTTGCTGCCGCCAGGGTGAGATATGCCTAATTGGAGGAGAAGCATAAAAAGACCATTGAGCTAATAGACTTTTTAGCTCTACTATCCGTGATCTCGACGTCAGCCTCCGGTCCGCTAGATCGGCGCGGGAAAGCCATTCTGTCGAGGTTGACCAacttaaagaagaactcaagcgtcGAGTGGCTTCCCTCgttgttaaaaaaatatatgctatgtacaacatgaggagaaaaaccttggaaaagGCTAAAGCGGGTGTCGTTaactttgatgccgaaattgctaaggcccgtgAGCTAAAGTTGGCTGATAAAAATATTCTTCCGGCCAGACCTGATGCTACCGATTCTTCTGGTTCCGGTTTTGAGTTCTCGGGAACTGAAGAGGAACCAGAAGGAGATGATGCTGAAGGAAAAAATGACTAAGGCCAGGATATCGAACCGATGGCAGATCTATCCACTTCTCCAGTGGATGTGGATGCTTCTCTTCCTATGGGTTCCGGAGATACAGAAGTTAGCCCATGATTTCCTTTTCCAAACTTTTGTATTGGAGCAGTTTGGCACATTCATTGTAAATAAAAAACACTTTTTTGTTCAAGTATCATATAAGTTTAACTTTCGGAGTACTTTCATTTAAACATTTGCGCAAGTTTGCTCTTTGCGTCTTTTTCGTTTAAGTGTTTGCGCAAGTTTTATTGTTTACGTCTGATCATGCAAGGCTTCAGGTGTATTCTCCCCCTAAAGCATTTGGATTCTGAGCATAAGatcttccgaaatcaaccctttaacataagggatttcataagagagggccatCTTATATTTACGGTActcttgaagaggatgtctcgtattcattacggcactagcatttgaagtacttgtttaactttcaaatgataaaatcaattcatcgttcagacaagaaacaagatagaaataaaaggactttactttattccttctattttcaaaagtacataagcattcattgtgctaaaaagaaattgacatttcttgtggctaacttgtacaacttatttctatggGGTTGGCCGTGTAGTTCCCGGTCCTGATGATACAATTATGTTTCCGAGTTTCGTATTCCGGTCGAAGAGATAGTCATTGTTACTATATCTTCATATCACTCCCCCCCCCAGTggtcgaatgcgaagaatgcgaattagAATACTAGAGTTTCACACCTTCgaggattccactagtgaatTACTAGATAATCTTCAGTTCGGTAACAAACTTCACTTCTCCTTAGGAATTAATGCTACCGAGGCAAAGATTAACTAACAATCCCTCAGTGGCTTGCActtgtgaacggtcgggtaatcTCTGTTCGCCAGCAAACTCAACTTCCTAGTAGGAACTTTACTTTCGAGCAAATCAAACTGCTTCGTAATGGTTCTTCGCTTGTCTGCCTTGTCACTTGAAGCTTTTATTGCTGTTGCTGAAACTTCCTTCATAGTATACTTTACGTTgcttcctcattaaaaaccttgctagaaaaaaCCAATTGGGAAAAAAACTAgatgaaggaaaaaagagtgcaacacatactttcagtacatgTGATGTTCCAGTTGCTTGGAAACTTTTCTACATCTTGATTTTCTAACTCGTATGACCCTTTCccggtgacagctgaaacccgCTAGGGGCCTTCCTATGTTGGACCTAGCTTTCCCTCATTGAGTTCCCGGGTGTTCTGAGTTATAtttcttaaaaccaagtctcctacttttaAATAGCgtaggttggcccttcgattataatatctctaTATTAGCTGCTTTTGAGAtgccatccttatatgcgccaagtccaTGCGTTCGTCGAGAAGCTCCAAATTGACTAACATTACTTCACTATTTGCTTTTTCGTTTGGCCGGAAATACCTCATGGTAGGTTCGCCTACTTTTACCGGGATCAGGGCCTCTGCCCCATACACAAGAGAAAAAGGAGTTTTCCCTGTGCTTGATTTGGTTGTTGTTTGGTACGCCCATAGTACACCTGGAAGCTGTTCGAGCCATTTTCCTTTagctgcttccaatctctttttgagattctATATGatcactttgttcgttgattctgcttGCCCGTTTGTGCTCAGATAATAAGGTGATGATATGGTCCTCTTGATTTAAAAGTCTTCGgggaattttgtgatttttgcgcctataaattgtggcccattgtcgcatgttatttcttttggtatcccaaatctgaAAATTATGTTCTCCCGCAAGAAATCTACTACTTCATATtcgccgatcttctgataaggacatGCTTCAactcacttagaaaaatagtcagttaaaatcaaaagaaatctcaccttaacgggagccggtggcaatggtccgatgatatccattccccactttatgaacgaccatggtgacaGAACTGAGTGTTGTGGCTCTGCCGGTTGATGTACCATCAATGCATAGCattgacatttatcgcatttttGAACATTAGCTTTAATGTCTTGCTGCATCCAAGGCTAATAGTATCCTGTCCTTATTAATTTTAGTACTAAGGAATCTGCTCCCGAGTGATTTTCACAGATCCCCTCATGGACTTCTCGCATAATAGAGgctcccaaacatcgggccaacgggccttggaatgATTTTCTGTATAATTGACCTCCTTTGAAACTATATCGTACGGCCTTAGTTCATAGCGCCTAAGATGCCTTAGGATCCTCGGCAGTTTTCTGCGTTCGAGATAATCAATAATTTCGTTTCTCTAGTCCTAGACCAAGTTAGTCGCGTTTGCTTCGTAATAGCTATCCGCATCCAGTACCGAGTGCATAAGCTGTACAACCTTACCGGAGTCTGTTCCTTTTATTTTCATGGAAGAGCCGAGGTTAGCTaatgcatctgcttctgcattttcttccctcgggatatgcGTGATTTACCATTCCTGGAACCAAGCGAGCAGAGCCTGAGCCTTCATTACGTATTGTTGCATGCATTCCTCCTTGGCTTCGAAGATCCTGttgacctgatttaccaccaactgggagtcacatttgatttctatgaccttaGAGTCCAGTACCCTGGCAAATTCAATCCCTGCAATCAAAGATTTATACTCCGCCTCATTGTTAGTCAGCGGGACCGCTCttatggcctgccttagggtttcCCCCGAAGTCATGATTAGTACTatgccgagcccggacccttttacgttggaagctccATCCGTGAATAGGGTCCACACTCCTAATGTCGATTCTAACAATATCACAGCTTCTTTGGTTGCCAAAAGTAACAGTCCCTGACTAAAATCGGCTACAAAGtaggccaaaacttgtgacttaatcgcagtcctaggtttatattctatatcaaattcactcatttcaaTGGCCCACTTAGCCAACCTATCCAAACGTTCGAGTTTATAAAGGATATTCCGTAGGGGAAAAGTTGTCACCACACCTATCATATGACATTGGAAATAACGCCTAAGTTTttgagcggcgactacgagagctaaggccaattttttCAGATGTGGGTAGTGaatttctgctcccgttaaaattttactaacataatagagaGGAGATTGTGTACATtcgtcctcacggactaaaataACATTTACTGCTACCTCCGAGACTGCTAAGTAGACCAATAGTTTTTTGCCTTATTCCAATTTCGATAGTAACGGAGGACTTGACAAATACCTTTTATAATCCCTCAAATCCTGTAgatattctgcggtccattcgaatttgttcttctttttgagcagcgaGAAGAAATGATGGCATTTCTCTGAAAACCAGGAAATGGATCTACTTAAAGCGGCCAATCTCCTTGTTAGCCTTTGAACTTCTGTTACGCTTGATAGATGGTCTGGgatgtctttgatggccttgattttatcagggttAACCTTGATCCCCCTTTGTGACACAGGAACCTACCGGAGCTGACCCCAAACGCGTACTTCTCGAGGTTAAGCTTCATGTCGTGCTCCCTTaagatgtcaaaagtttcttgcaagtGCTTGAGTTGATCACctgcgttcaaagacttaacaagcatatcgtctatgtaaacttccatggttttccctatttgcttttcaaacaacttgttcggcaatgggaatgaatcttttgggcacgccttatttaagtccttatagtctacgcacatgcgaaatttattatttttctttggaaCTAATACTATGTTAGCTATTCAGttgggatactttacctctcggattgaaccaaTATCAACCaggcgagttacctcttctttgacgaatttatttctGGCCTCGTCAATAGGATGTTTTTTTGTCTTACTGGAGGAATACTAGGATCCAAACTTAGCTTTTTTACAGCCACTTCCAACGGGATACCTATCATATCTGCACACGACCACGCAAAATAGTTgacattaaatttaagaaattcaataaatccagACCTGAGTTCGGGGTGCAATTCTGTCCCCGAGTGGAATTTTCGATCCAAGAATTTCTCGAACAATGCGACTTGCTCAAGTTCTTATGCTTTGGACTTTGTTGCATCCGTCTCTTCTGGTACCTGGAAATACCTTGGAACCTGATAGGATTCCGACGCCCATTCCCCCTGGTTGGCTTCGCTTGGCTCGGGAACAGGTGCCAgctcctgtaattgctatgtcgCATGCTCCTTCCCTTTACTACTGGAGactgagattgcattcatctcccttgctgccgGTTGGTCACCTCTTATTTGTTTAGCTCCCTCGGGAGTTGGAAATTTTAGCAATTGATGATTTGTTGACGGCACAACCATCATTTCATGCAGCCATGGTCTCCCGAGGATGATATTGTAACCCATGTTGCCATCCACTACCTCAAAAAGGGTCATCTTCGTCATCCCCTCAGCATTCGTTGGTAGCAAGATTTCTCCCCAGGTTGTCACACTTGCTAGATTGAACCCGGCAAGGAGTTTTATGGCCGGAATGATACTTCCGGTGAGCTTGGCTTGCTCCAACACTCTCCATTGGATGATACTGGCCGAACTTCTTGGATCtaccaaaacacgtttaatcttaaaatctaagacatttaGAGAAATTACCAGGGCGTCGTTATGCGGTAGCAGCAGTCCATCAGCGTCTTCCTCCGCAAAACTAATATCGTCTTCAGCAACTTTCCAGAGTCTTTTGTTGTGGGTCACTGATACCTTTGTCTTTATTGCCGCCGAAAATGTAACCCCGTTAATCTCGTTCCGGcagaagatcatgttgatcgtcaaGCGTGGGGGGGTCATCTCCTACTTTTGAAGGCTCTACATTATCACGATTATGACCATAGTTTTTTTTTAGCCTGGTTGCTTAAAACTTCCctgagatggccatttttcaACAATGTCGCCACCGCTTCGCGCAGATGCCGGCAGTCTGCAGTCCGGTGATCGTTTGTCCCTTGGTATTCAcaccacaaattaggatccctttggcCGTGGTCAGATCTCAATGGCTTCGGGAACTGTGCTTCTTTAATGTTTCTCATAGCCGATACTAGCTTCACTACgatgacattgaagttgtatttggAAAGTCTGAGGAATGAAGAATATGACATTTTCTTATTCTACAACGACTTGTTGTTTCGGCCGCGATCGGTTCTCCTATCGTTATCAAATCTATTCGCCGACCGGAAACCTCTGCCACATCCTTCGGCCCGTTCATAGGGCAAAAACCGACTCCTTGAAGACCGTCAATCCGTATCAAAGTCGTCTTTAgatttctctttattcttctccgATACCGACCTTTAACCAATGCCGGGAAACCAAGTTGATTAtcttcaatctttatttttgacTCGTATCGATTGGGAACATCCGCCCAAGTTGTTGCCTGGAACTCGAGcaaactttctttcaattttcgaGAAGTGTCAGAACTTCTCGAATTCAaacctttggtgaatgcttcggTCGCCCATTCATCCGGAACGACTGGTAGCAACATCCTTTCCTTTTGGAACGTAGTTACAAACTCCCGCAGCAACTCAAACTCTCCTTATGCAATTCTGAATATATCGGCCTTTCGGGCTTGTACTTTTCTGGGCCCAACATGGGtcttgatgaaagaatccgcggGCATCTCAAATGAGTCTATGGAATGTTCGGGCAAAAGCGAATACCACGTTAGGGCTCCCTTCATAAGagtctccccgaatttcttcagcaaaaccGACTCAATCTCGTGGGGAGCTAAATCGTTTCCCTTTACCGtcattgtataggtggtgatatgctcctgagaatccgaagtcccatcatacttcggCACATCTGGCATATTAAACCGCTTCGGGATTAGTTCTGGTGTCGCTCTTGGTTTATACGGCAATTGTGTGTACTTCTTTGAGTCCAGTCCTTTCAGCACCGGTGGTGCACCCGGAATTTGATCCATGCAGGCATTTACTTCCCTCATAAATCGCATGAGATCGATTTTAAAGAGATCACTCTCATTTTTGTGACTGGATCTATTCCCCCCAGCACCATCGGAGCCAACCTTGCCCATCGGGGTAttgttgtcgaccctctgcgTCGTTTGGTTTGCGGGAGCACCGGGAAGAACTGGGCCTCGCCTATTTGCGTTGTTGGAAGCGCCCGACAATGCCTGCTTCAGTTCCATCATGACCTTATCATGTCGTG
The nucleotide sequence above comes from Nicotiana tabacum cultivar K326 chromosome 12, ASM71507v2, whole genome shotgun sequence. Encoded proteins:
- the LOC142167120 gene encoding uncharacterized protein LOC142167120, coding for MTPPRLTINMIFCRNEINGVTFSAAIKTKVSVTHNKRLWKVAEDDISFAEEDADGLLLPHNDALVISLNVLDFKIKRVLVDPRSSASIIQWRVLEQAKLTGSIIPAIKLLAGFNLASVTTWGEILLPTNAEGMTKMTLFEVVDGNMGYNIILGRPWLHEMMVVPSTNHQLLKFPTPEGAKQIRGDQPAAREMNAISVSSSKGKEHAT